From one Bacteroides eggerthii genomic stretch:
- a CDS encoding bi-domain-containing oxidoreductase, translating into MRQIIQDMKSGQTILEEVPVPQVKSGSVLIKTSCSLVSLGTERMLVEFGKASLIDKARQQPDKVKQVLDKIKTDGVQPTIEAVFNKLGHPLPLGYCNSGTVVAIGNGVTEFKVGDRVASNGQHAEYVCVPKNLVAKIPENVSDEEAAFTVIGSIGLQGIRLINPQLGETVVVIGLGLIGLIAAQLLQANGCRVIGIDFDEEKVQLAREKNIIGINPTKGTDPVKYVLEETASYGADAILITASTKTDEVIHQAAEMSRKKGRIVLVGVIGLGLRRDDFYKKELSFQVSCSYGPGRYDDDYENRGIDYPLPFVRWTEKRNFETVLQAIAMGRIDVKSLITEEVKLDNYKEIYGDMRKHGSIASIIKYPSDSKMRTVVEVTSLNFTGTKGQIGIIGAGNFTSATMLPALTKSKACIRYIASAQGLSAKILAKKVGAKRATSDYHEILKDDVVDLVMITTRHNLHAPMVLDALYAGKHVFVEKPLCLNQKELGEIVTAYQMAQKNGVTLTVGFNRRFSSFAVKMKELAGKGVKNIIATMNAGFIPSEVWVHDLKTGGGRIIGEACHFIDLCSFLTDSIVTSVCMNAMGENPEENTDNASILLRYKDGSNAVINYFANGSKSYSKERVEIYTQEKTLVLDNWRELKGYGCKGFTKMKKSMDKGHTTQFSLLNERILRGGEALIPFCSIINTTKASFACIESLKLNKWIEIEP; encoded by the coding sequence ATGAGACAGATTATTCAAGATATGAAATCGGGGCAGACTATACTTGAAGAAGTACCTGTACCACAAGTGAAATCGGGAAGTGTATTAATTAAAACCTCTTGCTCGTTAGTGTCTTTGGGAACAGAACGTATGCTTGTAGAGTTTGGGAAAGCTAGTCTGATAGATAAAGCTCGCCAGCAACCGGATAAGGTAAAGCAAGTTTTGGATAAGATAAAAACTGATGGAGTACAACCTACAATAGAAGCTGTATTTAATAAATTGGGACATCCCTTACCATTGGGCTATTGTAATTCTGGTACGGTAGTTGCTATAGGAAATGGAGTAACAGAGTTTAAGGTTGGTGATAGAGTCGCTTCTAATGGGCAACATGCTGAATATGTATGTGTTCCAAAGAATTTAGTAGCTAAGATACCGGAAAATGTATCGGATGAGGAAGCTGCTTTTACGGTAATAGGTTCTATTGGATTACAAGGTATCCGTTTAATTAATCCACAATTGGGTGAGACAGTAGTTGTGATAGGTTTGGGATTGATAGGTTTAATAGCGGCTCAACTGTTGCAAGCCAATGGTTGTAGAGTAATTGGTATAGATTTTGATGAGGAAAAAGTACAGTTAGCAAGAGAAAAAAATATTATTGGTATTAATCCTACAAAAGGTACAGATCCCGTAAAGTATGTGTTGGAAGAAACCGCATCTTATGGTGCGGATGCTATTCTGATAACAGCATCAACAAAAACAGATGAGGTAATACATCAAGCTGCGGAGATGTCAAGAAAAAAAGGGCGTATTGTACTTGTTGGAGTTATTGGCTTAGGTCTTCGCAGAGATGATTTTTATAAAAAAGAATTGTCATTTCAGGTATCTTGCTCTTATGGTCCAGGACGTTATGATGACGATTATGAGAATAGAGGAATAGATTATCCGTTACCTTTTGTTCGTTGGACTGAAAAACGAAACTTTGAGACTGTTTTGCAAGCCATAGCTATGGGGAGGATTGATGTAAAATCTTTGATAACAGAAGAGGTAAAATTAGATAATTATAAGGAAATATATGGTGACATGCGAAAGCATGGTTCAATAGCTTCTATTATAAAATATCCGAGTGATAGCAAAATGCGTACAGTAGTTGAAGTCACATCATTAAATTTCACAGGAACGAAAGGACAAATTGGAATTATTGGAGCTGGGAACTTTACCTCAGCCACAATGCTTCCAGCTTTAACTAAATCAAAGGCATGTATTCGTTATATTGCAAGTGCGCAAGGATTATCCGCAAAGATCTTGGCAAAAAAAGTTGGTGCAAAAAGAGCGACTTCTGATTATCATGAGATTCTGAAAGACGATGTAGTAGATTTAGTTATGATAACTACCCGGCATAATCTTCATGCTCCAATGGTTTTGGATGCGTTATATGCTGGTAAGCATGTATTTGTTGAGAAACCATTGTGCTTAAATCAAAAAGAACTGGGTGAAATAGTCACTGCATATCAAATGGCGCAAAAAAATGGAGTAACGTTGACTGTTGGTTTCAATAGGCGTTTCTCTTCATTTGCAGTAAAAATGAAAGAACTTGCAGGAAAGGGAGTGAAGAATATAATAGCTACTATGAATGCGGGCTTTATTCCTTCTGAAGTATGGGTACATGATCTAAAAACGGGTGGTGGACGTATAATTGGTGAAGCTTGTCATTTCATAGATTTATGTTCGTTCCTCACTGATAGCATCGTTACTTCGGTGTGTATGAATGCAATGGGTGAAAATCCTGAAGAGAATACTGATAATGCAAGTATTTTATTAAGATATAAAGATGGGTCTAATGCAGTGATAAATTATTTTGCAAATGGAAGTAAGTCTTATTCAAAAGAACGTGTGGAAATATATACTCAAGAAAAAACTTTGGTTCTAGATAATTGGAGGGAACTGAAAGGATACGGTTGTAAAGGATTTACTAAAATGAAGAAAAGTATGGATAAAGGACATACGACTCAATTTTCTTTGTTAAATGAAAGAATATTAAGAGGAGGAGAAGCTTTGATTCCTTTTTGTTCTATAATCAATACAACAAAAGCATCTTTTGCTTGTATTGAAAGTTTGAAACTGAATAAATGGATTGAAATAGAGCCTTGA
- a CDS encoding glycosyltransferase family 1 protein, with protein sequence MRKKILIVGKRPLPIGGVTIHVDRLVKLIDKLGYDYTFYDLNNFTIYSFIKAISANDIIHLHTSSPKLRVFFAICCLVQHKISLITYHGDLGRFHFVMNCLDFYSVKLCTYPIVINNHSLKVAIKYNSKATLLSAYIPSIEEPDLENGMKSELVILRTKCSFVCITNAYNYSLDKYGQEIYGVSELIAFFSERPSWGLVISDPSGTYKKKNYLLPKNILILDSPHSFQKVFDYADCFIRYTSTDGDSLSIHEALDFGLSVVATDVVDRPHGVYTVKRNDMDELFIVLKNLSKLKNERKHVMLNLKGLALIQFYDKIIAELK encoded by the coding sequence ATGCGAAAAAAAATATTGATAGTTGGTAAACGGCCTCTTCCTATTGGTGGAGTGACAATACATGTAGATAGACTGGTCAAATTGATTGATAAATTGGGATATGACTATACTTTTTATGATTTGAATAATTTTACTATATATTCTTTTATTAAAGCAATTAGTGCAAATGATATTATTCATTTACATACTTCTTCACCAAAATTGAGAGTCTTTTTTGCTATATGTTGTTTAGTACAACATAAAATTTCATTGATAACATATCATGGAGATTTGGGACGTTTTCATTTTGTAATGAATTGCTTGGATTTTTATTCTGTCAAGTTGTGCACCTATCCTATTGTGATAAATAATCATAGTCTGAAGGTGGCAATCAAGTATAATTCTAAAGCTACTTTGTTATCAGCTTATATACCCTCTATTGAGGAGCCTGATTTAGAAAATGGGATGAAATCCGAACTTGTAATATTACGAACGAAGTGCTCTTTTGTATGTATAACAAATGCTTATAATTACTCTTTAGATAAATATGGTCAAGAAATTTATGGAGTATCGGAATTAATAGCTTTTTTTTCTGAAAGACCAAGCTGGGGATTAGTTATTTCAGATCCTTCGGGGACGTATAAAAAGAAAAATTATTTATTGCCTAAAAATATTCTAATATTAGATAGTCCTCATTCATTTCAAAAAGTGTTTGACTATGCGGATTGTTTTATTCGCTATACTTCAACAGATGGAGATAGTTTGTCTATACATGAAGCTTTAGATTTTGGATTAAGTGTAGTAGCCACTGATGTAGTAGATAGACCACATGGAGTATATACAGTGAAACGAAATGATATGGATGAATTGTTTATTGTATTAAAGAATCTTTCAAAATTGAAGAATGAAAGGAAGCATGTAATGCTAAATCTGAAAGGTTTAGCATTAATTCAATTCTATGATAAAATTATTGCAGAATTAAAATAG